A region of Subdoligranulum variabile DNA encodes the following proteins:
- a CDS encoding aldo-keto reductase family protein, with protein sequence MNTKMPKIAMGAWSWGAGAAGGDQVFGNHLFEQELKPVFDKTMELGLNLWDTAAVYGEGSAHCARRSDVFC encoded by the coding sequence ATGAATACAAAGATGCCGAAAATCGCAATGGGTGCCTGGTCCTGGGGCGCTGGTGCCGCCGGTGGGGATCAGGTATTTGGGAACCATCTGTTTGAACAGGAACTGAAGCCCGTTTTTGATAAAACGATGGAACTGGGTCTGAACCTGTGGGACACCGCCGCCGTGTACGGTGAGGGTAGCGCTCATTGCGCACGACGGTCCGATGTATTTTGCTGA
- a CDS encoding replication initiator protein A, translating into MTNTIYIHQPEKSVSFTRLPNFLFEAPTFTPLSNEAKLLYAFILRRAELSRKNGWSDEYGRIYLYYPICEVVDLLHCGRQKAVNTLRELQYAELIDIKKQGCGKPNCIYPKSYEAVSNTDFKKSGYGTPED; encoded by the coding sequence ATGACAAATACGATTTATATTCATCAGCCGGAGAAATCGGTCAGCTTCACACGCTTACCCAACTTCCTCTTTGAAGCCCCTACATTCACGCCTTTGTCCAACGAAGCGAAACTGCTGTATGCCTTTATCCTGCGGCGAGCGGAGTTATCCCGCAAGAATGGCTGGTCGGACGAGTACGGGCGCATTTACCTGTACTATCCCATCTGTGAGGTGGTGGACTTGCTCCACTGTGGGCGGCAGAAAGCCGTCAACACCTTGCGGGAGTTACAGTATGCAGAGTTGATTGACATTAAGAAACAGGGCTGTGGAAAACCCAACTGTATTTACCCAAAATCCTATGAAGCGGTTTCAAACACCGACTTCAAGAAATCCGGTTATGGAACACCGGAGGACTGA
- a CDS encoding recombinase family protein, producing MNNRIDAIYARQSVDKKDSISIESQIEFCKYELKGGNCKEYTDKGYSGKNTDRPKFQELVRDIKRGLIAKVVVYKLDRISRSILDFANMMELFQQYNVEFVSSTEKFDTSTPMGRAMLNICIVFAQLERETIQKRVTDAYYSRSQRGFKMGGKAPYGFHTEPIKMDGINTKKLVVNPDEAANIRLMFEMYAQPTTSYGDITRYFAEQGILFHGKELIRPTLAQMLRNPVYVQADLDVYEFFKSQGTVIVNDAADFTGMNGCYLYQGRDVKPSKKNDLKDQMLVLAPHEGIVPSDIWLTCRKKLMNNMKIQSARKATHTWLAGKIKCGNCGYALMSIFNPSGKQYLRCTKRLDNKSCPGCGKIITSELEAVVYQQMVKKLASYKTLTGRKKAAKANPKIAALQVELAHVDSEIEKLVDSLTGANNVLLSYVNVKIAELDGRKQELLARIAELTVEAISPEQVSQISGYLDTWENVSFDDKRRVVDLMITTIAATSDSLNIIWKI from the coding sequence ATGAATAATCGAATAGACGCAATCTATGCAAGGCAATCGGTAGACAAAAAGGACAGCATTTCCATTGAAAGCCAGATTGAATTTTGCAAATACGAGTTGAAAGGCGGTAACTGCAAGGAATACACAGACAAAGGGTACAGCGGCAAGAACACAGACCGTCCGAAGTTTCAAGAACTGGTGCGGGACATCAAGCGGGGGCTGATTGCAAAGGTCGTTGTTTACAAGCTCGACCGTATCAGCCGTTCCATTCTGGACTTTGCCAACATGATGGAGCTGTTCCAACAGTACAATGTGGAGTTTGTGTCCTCTACGGAAAAGTTTGATACCTCCACCCCGATGGGGCGGGCGATGCTGAATATCTGTATCGTGTTCGCCCAGCTTGAGAGGGAAACCATACAGAAGCGGGTAACGGACGCTTACTATTCCCGCAGCCAGCGAGGCTTCAAGATGGGTGGGAAAGCCCCTTACGGCTTTCATACAGAGCCGATTAAGATGGACGGTATCAATACAAAAAAGCTGGTGGTAAATCCAGACGAAGCGGCAAATATCCGGCTGATGTTTGAGATGTACGCCCAGCCCACTACCTCCTACGGGGACATTACCCGGTACTTTGCCGAACAGGGCATTTTGTTCCATGGCAAAGAGCTGATACGCCCCACGCTGGCGCAGATGTTACGCAATCCTGTCTATGTGCAGGCAGACCTTGATGTGTACGAATTTTTCAAAAGTCAAGGGACGGTCATTGTCAATGACGCTGCCGATTTTACTGGCATGAACGGCTGCTATCTGTATCAAGGGAGGGATGTGAAGCCCAGCAAAAAGAACGACTTGAAAGACCAAATGCTGGTACTGGCTCCCCATGAGGGCATTGTCCCCTCCGACATCTGGCTGACCTGCCGCAAGAAGCTGATGAACAACATGAAAATCCAGTCTGCCCGAAAAGCCACCCACACATGGCTGGCGGGAAAAATCAAGTGCGGGAACTGCGGGTATGCCCTTATGAGTATCTTCAATCCCTCCGGCAAGCAATACCTTCGCTGTACGAAACGGCTGGATAACAAGAGTTGTCCGGGGTGCGGGAAAATCATTACTTCGGAACTGGAAGCGGTTGTTTATCAGCAGATGGTAAAGAAACTGGCAAGCTACAAGACGCTGACAGGCAGAAAGAAAGCGGCAAAGGCAAACCCGAAAATTGCAGCACTGCAAGTGGAGCTTGCCCATGTGGACAGCGAGATTGAAAAGCTGGTGGACAGTCTGACGGGTGCAAACAATGTCCTGCTCTCCTATGTGAATGTGAAGATAGCAGAACTGGACGGGCGCAAGCAGGAACTTCTGGCGAGGATAGCGGAACTGACGGTGGAAGCCATTAGCCCGGAACAGGTCAGCCAGATTTCCGGCTACCTCGACACTTGGGAGAATGTATCCTTTGACGACAAGCGGCGGGTGGTGGATTTAATGATTACCACCATAGCCGCTACAAGCGACAGCTTGAACATCATATGGAAAATCTGA
- the mobV gene encoding MobV family relaxase, translating into MAQHAILRFEKHKGNPARPLESHHERQKEQYASNPDIDTSRSKYNFHIVKPEGRYYHFIQSRIEQAGCRTRKDSTRFVDTLITASPEFFKGKPPKEIQAFFQRAADFLIDKVGRENIVSAVVHMDEKTPHLHLVFVPLTKDNRLCAKEIIGNRANLTKWQDDFHAYMVEKYPDLERGESASKTGRKHIPTRLFKQAVNLSKQARAIEATLDGITPFNAGKKKEEALSLLKKWFPQMENFSGQLKKYKVTINDLLAENEQLEARAKASEKGKMKDTMERAKLKSELDDLQRLVDRIPPDILAELKRQQRHTRER; encoded by the coding sequence ATGGCACAACACGCAATTTTGCGGTTTGAAAAGCACAAGGGCAACCCGGCAAGGCCGCTGGAATCCCATCATGAACGGCAGAAAGAACAATATGCCAGCAACCCCGACATTGACACCAGCCGAAGCAAATACAACTTCCATATCGTCAAGCCGGAGGGACGCTATTACCACTTCATTCAGAGCCGTATTGAACAGGCCGGGTGCCGCACCCGCAAGGACAGCACCCGATTTGTCGATACGCTGATAACCGCCAGCCCGGAGTTTTTCAAGGGGAAGCCCCCAAAGGAGATACAGGCATTTTTCCAGCGGGCGGCTGACTTCCTCATTGACAAAGTGGGCCGGGAAAATATCGTGTCGGCGGTGGTACACATGGACGAGAAAACACCGCACCTACATTTGGTCTTTGTTCCGCTGACAAAGGACAATCGCCTGTGTGCAAAGGAGATTATTGGGAACAGAGCCAACCTCACAAAATGGCAGGACGATTTTCACGCCTATATGGTGGAGAAATATCCCGACTTGGAGCGTGGAGAAAGTGCCAGCAAGACAGGCAGGAAGCATATCCCCACCCGTCTGTTCAAGCAGGCGGTCAATCTCTCCAAACAGGCAAGAGCCATTGAAGCCACGCTGGACGGTATTACCCCGTTCAATGCCGGAAAGAAGAAAGAGGAAGCCCTCTCCCTGCTGAAAAAGTGGTTTCCGCAGATGGAGAACTTCTCCGGGCAGCTCAAAAAATACAAGGTCACGATAAACGACCTTTTGGCGGAAAATGAACAGTTGGAAGCCAGAGCCAAAGCCAGCGAAAAAGGCAAGATGAAAGATACGATGGAACGGGCAAAGCTGAAAAGCGAACTGGACGATTTACAGCGGCTGGTTGACCGTATCCCGCCGGATATACTGGCGGAACTGAAACGGCAGCAGCGGCACACAAGGGAACGGTGA
- a CDS encoding LysR family transcriptional regulator, giving the protein MEIRVLRYFLEVAREENVTHAAQRLHISQPTLSRQIKELEEELGKKLFTRSNYSVKLTEEGMLLRKRAEDLLDMADKTLAEFRAMDEVNGGDIHIGCAESNGITPFVQVIQSLQKEYPRIRYHFYSSGTETVNERLDRGLLDFAIIVQEVDPSKYNSLRIPASDQWGLIMRKDSPLAQHSCIHLHDLMDIPLILSRQAMGEEMPRWFGETQDKLHVVATYDLLFNTSVMVREGVGYVLGFDGLVYTGLDSDLCFRPLEPALESPMYIIWKKYQVFSPAASLLLKKLKRNFG; this is encoded by the coding sequence ATGGAAATCAGAGTGTTGCGCTACTTTTTGGAGGTTGCAAGGGAGGAAAATGTGACCCACGCTGCCCAGCGGCTGCACATCTCGCAGCCTACCTTGTCGCGTCAAATCAAAGAGTTGGAGGAAGAGCTGGGCAAGAAGCTGTTCACCCGCAGCAATTACAGCGTAAAATTGACCGAGGAGGGGATGCTCCTGCGCAAGCGCGCCGAGGATCTTTTGGATATGGCGGACAAAACCCTGGCGGAATTTCGGGCCATGGATGAAGTGAACGGTGGCGATATTCATATCGGATGCGCAGAGTCCAACGGGATCACGCCCTTTGTCCAGGTGATCCAGTCGCTTCAAAAGGAATACCCCCGCATCCGTTACCACTTTTACAGCAGCGGAACCGAAACTGTAAACGAGCGGCTGGACCGGGGGCTTTTGGATTTTGCTATTATCGTGCAGGAAGTAGACCCGTCAAAATATAATTCTCTGCGAATTCCCGCTTCCGATCAGTGGGGACTTATTATGCGTAAGGACAGCCCCCTTGCTCAGCACTCCTGCATTCATCTCCATGACCTGATGGACATCCCGCTCATCCTGTCCCGGCAGGCCATGGGAGAGGAAATGCCCCGTTGGTTTGGGGAAACGCAGGATAAGCTGCATGTAGTGGCAACTTATGACTTGCTGTTCAACACCTCCGTCATGGTGCGGGAAGGGGTTGGCTATGTGCTTGGCTTTGACGGACTGGTCTACACCGGGCTGGACAGCGATTTGTGCTTTCGGCCATTGGAACCGGCACTGGAATCCCCCATGTATATCATCTGGAAGAAATATCAGGTCTTCAGTCCGGCGGCTTCCTTATTGCTGAAGAAACTAAAGCGGAACTTCGGATAA
- a CDS encoding MATE family efflux transporter: protein MENEIFQETNVAKAYMKLSVPLVCSMVVTLIYNLADTFFVAQTNDTNIVAGVSLGMPVFTLLMAMGNIFGQGGSSLVSRLLGQQEEEGVRCVSSFCFYITILVGIVIGAFMLLFRLPLLAMIGASPETFSHASDYFVYLAIGAPIIMLSFIHSNLLRSEGMSKESMAGTILGAVVNIILDPIFISVWGWGAGGAAIATVIGYLTSDLFFAVVVLRKSRVLSVAIGKSKVSHGVVFQILKIGVPAAIVNLMQSASVVLMNQFLLPYGNQKIAAMGIVLKISMIALLLLTGFAFGGQPLFGYYYGAGDKARLSALFRFCVRFIGLVAILLTAGIYAAAPLLMRCFMDSEGIVADGTVMLRWQVLTMLFVGLILLMTILFQAMGKATGAFILSISRQGVLFLLVLMVAYHLAGYDGVVVSQAISDCLTAIIAFGLFQTQLRKEFRA from the coding sequence GTGGAAAACGAGATTTTTCAGGAAACCAACGTGGCCAAGGCCTATATGAAACTGTCTGTTCCGCTGGTGTGCAGCATGGTGGTGACTTTGATCTACAACCTGGCGGATACTTTTTTCGTGGCGCAGACCAATGATACCAATATCGTGGCCGGCGTTTCTCTGGGAATGCCGGTTTTTACCCTGTTGATGGCGATGGGGAATATCTTCGGTCAGGGCGGCAGTTCTCTGGTGTCGCGTCTTTTGGGACAGCAGGAGGAAGAAGGCGTCCGGTGTGTCAGTTCCTTTTGCTTTTACATCACCATCCTAGTGGGAATTGTCATAGGTGCATTCATGCTGCTTTTCCGCCTGCCGCTGCTTGCCATGATCGGTGCCAGTCCGGAAACCTTTTCCCATGCATCGGACTACTTTGTATACCTGGCCATCGGCGCGCCGATCATTATGCTTTCTTTCATCCATTCCAACCTGCTGCGCTCGGAAGGAATGTCCAAAGAATCCATGGCGGGCACGATCCTGGGCGCAGTAGTCAATATTATTCTGGACCCGATTTTCATTTCTGTGTGGGGGTGGGGTGCCGGCGGTGCGGCTATCGCTACGGTGATCGGGTATCTGACATCCGACCTTTTCTTTGCAGTGGTTGTACTGCGCAAAAGTCGTGTCCTATCGGTGGCCATTGGGAAAAGCAAGGTATCACACGGTGTTGTTTTCCAGATTCTCAAAATCGGTGTGCCGGCGGCAATCGTGAACCTGATGCAGAGTGCCAGTGTTGTGCTCATGAACCAGTTCCTGCTGCCCTATGGCAACCAGAAAATTGCGGCCATGGGCATCGTCCTGAAAATCAGTATGATTGCGCTGCTGCTTTTGACCGGATTTGCTTTTGGAGGGCAGCCGCTGTTCGGATATTATTACGGCGCAGGGGATAAGGCACGGCTTTCCGCCCTGTTTCGTTTCTGCGTTCGTTTTATCGGTTTAGTGGCGATCCTGTTGACCGCCGGAATCTATGCTGCAGCACCGTTGTTGATGCGCTGCTTTATGGACAGTGAGGGGATTGTGGCCGATGGCACCGTCATGCTGCGGTGGCAGGTCCTGACCATGCTTTTTGTGGGACTGATCCTGCTGATGACGATTCTCTTTCAGGCAATGGGCAAGGCAACGGGTGCGTTTATACTCTCCATCAGCCGTCAGGGCGTTCTGTTCCTTCTGGTGCTGATGGTGGCCTATCATCTGGCTGGTTATGATGGGGTTGTGGTTTCGCAGGCGATTTCGGATTGCCTTACAGCCATCATCGCCTTTGGGCTGTTCCAGACCCAGCTTCGTAAAGAATTCAGGGCGTAA
- a CDS encoding Crp/Fnr family transcriptional regulator, whose protein sequence is MEKLHSKKEVHALVAQAGIRQYFSTPDLQFFACRYKKGEIITAPDQKLDTILFVIEGTVRIFGIRPDGTTSPVNQQTPPVILGDIEFSQQGTRPFFTQATTDVLCIGLPVKPYEKELHRDLRFLHALLHSYAEKLQFFAFVDAPAETLEERVLLYLKNFCPNHEFTGIEMAVSRLRCSRRQLQRVLQKLCTNGTIQKVGKGHYKLVGSFSPESQ, encoded by the coding sequence ATGGAAAAGCTGCACAGTAAAAAAGAGGTACACGCCCTGGTGGCGCAGGCTGGCATCCGCCAGTACTTTTCCACGCCGGATTTGCAATTTTTTGCCTGCCGCTATAAAAAGGGCGAAATAATCACAGCGCCGGACCAGAAGCTGGACACCATCCTGTTTGTCATTGAGGGAACCGTGCGTATCTTTGGAATCCGCCCGGATGGAACCACTTCTCCAGTGAATCAGCAAACTCCTCCAGTAATTTTAGGCGATATTGAGTTTTCGCAACAAGGTACCCGCCCCTTTTTCACCCAGGCTACCACCGATGTCCTTTGCATTGGGCTGCCTGTAAAGCCTTACGAAAAAGAACTGCACCGTGATTTGCGGTTCTTGCATGCCCTGCTGCACTCCTATGCAGAAAAGCTGCAGTTTTTTGCATTTGTAGATGCCCCAGCTGAAACATTGGAAGAGAGGGTGCTGCTGTATCTGAAAAACTTTTGCCCAAACCACGAATTTACAGGAATTGAAATGGCAGTATCCCGCTTGCGTTGCAGCAGGCGCCAGCTACAGAGGGTGCTGCAAAAGTTGTGTACAAATGGCACGATACAGAAAGTTGGGAAAGGTCATTACAAGCTGGTTGGTTCTTTCTCTCCTGAAAGCCAATAA